One part of the Vogesella sp. LIG4 genome encodes these proteins:
- a CDS encoding OmpA family protein, with translation MKQPVLSLVLIAFTAASLAGCADMNETQKTTGTGAAIGAGVGAVLGAMTAGGHSGRSAATGAVLGAAVGAGGGYLWSQHMQKQKEAMEQASQGTGVSVSQTSDNQLKLNIPSDVSFDSGRYDIKSNLRPVLDRFAVTLQQNPVTTVRIIGHTDNTGSDAINNPLSVNRAKATREYLVAHGVAMNRIAIDGRGSHEPIADNGTPNGRAANRRVEIFVAEAAK, from the coding sequence ATGAAACAACCCGTTCTGAGCCTGGTACTCATTGCCTTCACCGCCGCCAGCCTGGCCGGCTGTGCCGATATGAACGAAACCCAGAAAACCACCGGTACCGGTGCGGCGATTGGCGCCGGCGTCGGCGCCGTACTGGGCGCAATGACCGCCGGCGGCCACTCCGGCCGCAGCGCCGCCACCGGTGCGGTGCTCGGCGCCGCGGTAGGCGCAGGCGGCGGCTACCTGTGGTCGCAGCACATGCAGAAACAGAAGGAAGCCATGGAGCAGGCATCGCAGGGCACCGGCGTCAGCGTCAGCCAGACCAGCGACAACCAGCTGAAGCTGAACATCCCCAGCGATGTCTCCTTCGACAGCGGCCGCTATGACATCAAATCCAACCTGCGCCCGGTACTGGACCGCTTTGCCGTAACCCTGCAGCAAAACCCGGTCACCACCGTGCGCATCATCGGCCACACCGACAACACCGGCAGCGATGCCATCAATAACCCGCTGTCGGTGAACCGCGCCAAGGCCACGCGCGAATACCTGGTGGCGCACGGCGTAGCGATGAACCGCATCGCCATCGACGGCCGTGGCTCGCATGAGCCTATCGCCGACAACGGCACCCCGAATGGCCGTGCGGCCAACCGCCGGGTGGAAATCTTCGTTGCCGAGGCTGCCAAGTAA
- a CDS encoding retention module-containing protein, with protein MNAVSQHGKIVAITGKIIAVAANGTQRILHVGDIVAVGERLIVPADASIEVQADNGNVVKVAEPRDLTITDDVFGHAHADKTDAALATMPSEAQQVLASLQNGLDPLQNLEPAAAGLNGAAGSEDGGISYTILGRVNENITPVSLTSGTTDGNAINTTGSTGSTGTGTQTSSTAIDQPSVLQADSNTVAEDTPAKGNVLANDHDPDTVLSVSGVDVAGTHYDVTAAHSTEIKLESGTLVIAANGEYTFTPAANWNGEVPTITYTTNTGSSSTLSINITPVDDPAVISSGNGSVVENTQPTVEGTLTATDVDNPTLAFTAGTEKGAYGSLTVDDKGHWSYTLDERAEPLAAGQQETETFTVKLSDGSTTTVTINVTGTGDAPVISTGNGSVVEDTAPTATGTLTATDVDNAGLAFNKAIYSGSYGSLSVDDKGHWSYTLDSRADPLAAGQKAAENFTVTLNDGSKTTVTIDITGTDDKPVISTGNGSVVEDTAPTATGTLTATDVDNAGLAFNKAIYSGSYGSLSVDDKGHWSYTLDSRADPLAAGQKAAENFTVTLNDGSKTTVTIDITGTDDPSRLMADVKTTLEDNPVSGNVLTNDIDVDNHLLVASIKVGGVSYTVPGTGSLTVAVTGGSLQVAANGDYTFTPAQDWNGTVPTVNYTTNTGSTSTLDINVTPVTDGFTDASEVVSTDQNVPLNGSVLDGTHSVDGPVSVSSFSINGSSYAAGSTATINGVGTLHIDADGKYNFTPASGYYGSVPTVSYVVSDGVSIDNSTLNITVQSYAADVGTSGSDAMTGTAANDVMIADVSGLQVVSGHNYNIAFIVDTSGSIGSTNLANMVSSLETVFKTLISSATSTGAGSVNVMLVDFDSKVESSVSVNLASSDALNTLKTALASMVSGGTTNYEAAFEEASNWFRSGISNSGTTNLTYFITDGQPNTYEVGASTVKVVDYNSQATSTSDVSLSNLLNLANYKPGMVVSTMVDGVSRTIVDASGNVHQWQDNGSFQGHGKNQTWVSNWVDTTVGNINADGTGHYELVTSNTMLSDNDSTVVSHASAAYTLLSQVSSVDAIGINNAVSAADLKPYDSDGVPHTNIDGTQLASTILGTTTAALPGNDTVNGGDGNDILFGDIVKFNGISGDGYTALQSYVAGKTGVLASAVSTADIHHYISSHMQEFNVSGSSDGADKLYGGAGNDILYGQGGNDTLVGGAGNDTMFGGTGVNTFQWQLNDQGTVANPAKDVVMDFKNGSGGDVLDLKDLLVGENSTNLGNYLHFASDSSGNAVVQVSSHGSIGNGFDQQITLNNVHLADLGSGDQQIIANMLKNGNLKADM; from the coding sequence ATGAATGCGGTAAGCCAGCACGGAAAAATCGTAGCAATCACCGGTAAAATCATTGCTGTTGCGGCCAACGGCACCCAGCGCATTCTGCATGTCGGCGACATCGTTGCCGTAGGCGAGCGACTGATCGTTCCCGCAGACGCCTCCATCGAAGTGCAGGCGGATAATGGCAACGTCGTTAAAGTAGCCGAACCGCGCGATCTGACCATTACCGATGACGTTTTTGGCCATGCGCATGCCGACAAGACCGACGCGGCGCTGGCCACCATGCCGAGCGAGGCACAGCAGGTGCTGGCATCGCTGCAGAATGGGCTGGACCCGCTGCAGAACCTGGAACCGGCCGCCGCCGGCCTGAACGGTGCCGCCGGCAGTGAAGATGGCGGTATCTCCTACACCATCCTCGGCCGGGTGAACGAAAACATCACTCCGGTCAGCCTGACCAGCGGCACGACGGATGGCAATGCCATCAACACCACCGGCTCCACCGGCTCCACCGGCACCGGCACCCAGACCAGCAGCACGGCAATCGACCAGCCGTCGGTACTGCAGGCCGACAGCAACACCGTGGCCGAAGACACCCCGGCCAAGGGCAATGTGCTGGCCAACGACCACGACCCGGACACGGTACTGAGCGTGAGCGGCGTAGATGTCGCCGGCACCCACTACGACGTGACTGCCGCGCACAGCACCGAAATCAAGCTGGAAAGCGGCACGCTGGTCATTGCGGCCAACGGTGAATACACCTTCACCCCGGCGGCCAACTGGAATGGTGAAGTGCCCACCATTACCTACACCACCAATACCGGTAGCAGCAGCACCCTCAGCATCAACATCACCCCGGTGGACGATCCGGCAGTCATCAGCAGCGGCAACGGCAGCGTGGTGGAGAACACCCAGCCGACCGTGGAAGGTACTCTGACCGCCACCGACGTCGACAACCCGACACTGGCGTTCACCGCTGGCACCGAGAAAGGTGCCTACGGCAGCCTGACCGTCGACGACAAGGGTCACTGGTCCTACACCCTGGACGAGCGTGCCGAACCGTTGGCCGCCGGCCAGCAGGAAACCGAGACCTTCACCGTCAAACTGAGCGACGGCAGCACCACCACCGTGACCATCAACGTCACCGGTACTGGCGACGCCCCGGTGATCAGCACCGGTAATGGCAGCGTGGTGGAAGACACCGCGCCGACCGCTACTGGCACGCTGACTGCTACCGACGTGGATAACGCTGGCCTGGCCTTCAACAAGGCCATCTACAGCGGCAGCTACGGCAGCCTGAGCGTGGATGACAAGGGGCACTGGAGCTACACGCTGGACAGCCGCGCCGACCCGTTGGCCGCAGGGCAGAAGGCTGCGGAAAACTTCACCGTGACGCTGAACGACGGCAGCAAGACCACGGTGACCATCGACATCACCGGTACCGACGACAAGCCGGTGATCAGCACCGGTAATGGCAGCGTGGTGGAAGACACCGCGCCGACCGCTACTGGCACGCTGACTGCTACCGACGTGGATAACGCTGGCCTGGCCTTCAACAAGGCCATCTACAGCGGCAGCTACGGCAGCCTGAGCGTGGATGACAAGGGGCACTGGAGCTACACGCTGGACAGCCGCGCCGACCCGTTGGCCGCAGGGCAGAAGGCTGCGGAAAACTTCACCGTGACGCTGAATGACGGCAGCAAGACCACCGTCACCATCGACATCACCGGTACTGACGATCCGAGCCGCCTGATGGCCGATGTCAAGACCACGCTGGAAGACAACCCGGTATCGGGCAATGTGCTGACCAACGATATCGATGTCGACAACCACCTGCTGGTAGCCAGCATCAAGGTGGGTGGTGTCAGCTACACCGTGCCTGGCACCGGCTCGCTGACCGTGGCGGTAACCGGCGGCTCCCTGCAGGTGGCGGCCAACGGTGACTACACCTTCACGCCGGCGCAGGACTGGAACGGCACCGTGCCGACGGTGAACTACACCACCAATACCGGCAGCACCTCCACGCTGGACATCAACGTTACGCCGGTAACCGATGGCTTCACCGATGCCAGCGAGGTGGTCTCCACCGACCAGAACGTGCCGCTGAACGGTAGTGTGCTGGATGGCACCCACAGCGTGGATGGCCCGGTGAGCGTGAGCAGTTTCAGCATCAACGGTAGCAGCTACGCCGCCGGCAGCACCGCCACCATCAACGGTGTAGGCACGCTGCATATCGATGCGGACGGCAAGTACAACTTCACACCGGCCAGCGGCTACTACGGTAGCGTGCCGACGGTGAGCTACGTGGTGAGCGATGGTGTCAGCATCGACAACTCCACGCTGAACATTACCGTGCAGAGCTATGCCGCGGATGTGGGCACCTCCGGCAGCGATGCCATGACCGGTACGGCAGCAAACGACGTGATGATCGCGGACGTGAGTGGCCTGCAGGTAGTGTCCGGCCACAACTACAACATCGCCTTCATCGTGGATACTTCCGGCAGTATCGGCTCCACCAACCTGGCGAACATGGTGTCCTCGCTGGAAACCGTGTTCAAGACGCTGATCAGCAGCGCCACCAGCACCGGTGCAGGTAGCGTGAACGTGATGCTGGTGGACTTCGACTCCAAGGTGGAAAGCTCGGTGTCGGTGAACCTGGCTTCCAGCGATGCGCTGAACACGCTGAAAACGGCGCTGGCATCGATGGTGTCCGGCGGCACCACCAACTACGAAGCGGCGTTCGAGGAGGCATCCAACTGGTTCCGCAGCGGTATCAGCAACAGTGGCACCACCAACCTGACTTACTTCATCACCGACGGTCAGCCGAATACCTACGAGGTGGGGGCCAGCACGGTGAAGGTGGTGGATTACAACAGCCAGGCCACCAGCACCAGTGATGTGAGCCTGTCTAACCTGCTGAATCTGGCGAACTACAAGCCGGGCATGGTGGTGAGCACGATGGTGGACGGTGTGAGCCGTACCATTGTCGATGCTTCCGGTAATGTGCATCAGTGGCAGGACAACGGCTCGTTCCAGGGGCACGGCAAGAATCAGACGTGGGTAAGCAACTGGGTTGACACGACTGTCGGCAATATCAATGCCGACGGTACCGGCCACTACGAGCTGGTAACCAGCAATACCATGCTGTCCGACAACGACAGCACGGTGGTCAGCCATGCCTCGGCTGCCTACACCTTGCTGTCGCAGGTATCCAGCGTCGATGCCATCGGTATCAACAATGCCGTCAGCGCGGCGGACCTGAAGCCGTACGACAGCGATGGCGTACCGCACACCAACATCGATGGCACCCAGCTGGCCAGCACCATCCTGGGCACCACCACGGCAGCGCTGCCGGGCAACGATACCGTTAACGGCGGTGACGGCAACGACATCCTCTTTGGCGACATCGTGAAGTTCAACGGCATCTCCGGCGATGGCTACACCGCGCTGCAAAGCTATGTGGCGGGCAAGACCGGCGTGCTGGCCAGTGCGGTATCGACGGCGGATATCCACCACTACATTTCCAGCCACATGCAGGAGTTCAACGTCTCCGGCAGCAGCGATGGTGCCGACAAGCTCTACGGCGGTGCCGGCAACGACATTCTGTACGGTCAGGGCGGCAACGACACCCTGGTGGGTGGCGCGGGCAATGACACCATGTTCGGTGGTACCGGGGTGAATACCTTCCAGTGGCAGCTGAACGATCAGGGCACCGTGGCCAACCCGGCCAAGGATGTGGTGATGGACTTCAAGAACGGCAGCGGCGGCGATGTGCTGGACCTGAAGGACCTGCTGGTGGGCGAGAACAGCACCAACCTCGGCAACTACCTGCACTTCGCTTCGGACAGCAGCGGCAATGCGGTGGTGCAGGTCAGCAGCCATGGCAGCATCGGCAATGGCTTCGATCAGCAGATCACGCTGAACAACGTACACCTGGCCGACCTGGGCAGCGGCGATCAGCAGATCATTGCCAACATGCTGAAGAACGGCAACCTGAAGGCGGATATGTAA
- a CDS encoding phosphoheptose isomerase yields the protein MDLIDRAGGHFRESIATLQLVMDELAPAIAVAAERMVASLMNEGKILACGNGGAAADAHHFVTMMLGHFEKERPGLAAIALSSDSPSLTAVGNDYEFDLIFSKQVRALGHHNDLLLVISSTGNSANIIEAIYAAHERGMNVIALTGNDGGQVAEILSPEDLHLNVPVTRAARVQEVHLLLLHALCDAIDYMLLGGE from the coding sequence ATGGACCTGATTGACCGCGCAGGCGGACATTTCCGGGAAAGCATCGCCACCTTGCAGCTGGTGATGGACGAACTGGCCCCCGCCATCGCCGTGGCGGCGGAACGCATGGTGGCCAGCCTGATGAACGAAGGCAAGATCCTGGCCTGCGGCAACGGCGGCGCGGCGGCCGATGCCCACCACTTCGTCACCATGATGCTGGGGCATTTCGAGAAGGAACGCCCCGGCCTTGCCGCCATCGCGCTGTCTTCCGACAGCCCCTCGCTCACCGCGGTGGGGAACGATTACGAGTTTGATCTGATCTTTTCAAAACAGGTGCGTGCGCTGGGCCACCACAACGACCTGCTGTTGGTGATCAGCAGCACCGGCAATTCGGCCAACATCATCGAGGCGATCTACGCCGCCCACGAGCGCGGCATGAACGTGATCGCCCTTACCGGCAACGACGGCGGCCAGGTGGCCGAGATCCTGTCGCCGGAGGATCTGCACCTGAATGTCCCCGTTACCCGCGCCGCCCGCGTGCAGGAAGTGCACCTGCTGCTGCTGCATGCGCTGTGTGACGCCATCGATTACATGCTGTTGGGAGGTGAATGA
- the rsmI gene encoding 16S rRNA (cytidine(1402)-2'-O)-methyltransferase: MNSARETFIDGALYVVATPIGNLADVTVRALAGFHAADIILAEDTRVTGSLLTAYGIHKKLVSLREHNEREMAANVVRWIGEGKIVLQVSDAGTPGISDPGARLADAVWAAGLRVVPIVGASAVIGAMSAAGLETGQFHFHGFLPPKSGARSKTLQQWQQADYAVVCYEAPHRILECVEDIVATLGEARPLVLARELTKTFETFLRLPAGELAARIRADSNQQRGECVLIIDAAPRVAAADDALPAAAQALLAELVAVLPTKQAATIVAGHYDLNKKQLYDAALQLKAVQ; the protein is encoded by the coding sequence ATGAATTCTGCTCGGGAAACGTTTATCGACGGGGCATTATATGTGGTGGCTACGCCCATTGGAAATCTGGCGGATGTGACCGTTCGCGCCCTGGCCGGGTTCCATGCGGCAGACATTATCCTGGCGGAAGATACCCGGGTGACCGGCAGCCTGCTCACCGCCTACGGTATCCATAAAAAGCTGGTCAGCCTGCGCGAACACAATGAGCGCGAGATGGCGGCCAACGTGGTGCGCTGGATCGGCGAAGGCAAGATCGTGCTGCAGGTGTCCGATGCCGGCACGCCGGGCATTTCCGACCCCGGCGCGCGGCTGGCCGACGCGGTGTGGGCAGCCGGCTTGCGCGTGGTACCGATTGTGGGCGCCTCGGCAGTGATCGGTGCCATGTCCGCCGCCGGCCTGGAAACCGGGCAGTTCCACTTTCACGGCTTTCTGCCGCCCAAGAGCGGCGCGCGCAGCAAGACGCTGCAGCAGTGGCAGCAGGCCGACTACGCCGTGGTGTGCTACGAAGCGCCGCATCGCATCCTGGAGTGCGTGGAAGACATCGTGGCCACGCTGGGCGAGGCGCGCCCGCTGGTGCTGGCGCGCGAGCTGACCAAGACCTTCGAAACCTTTCTGCGCCTGCCCGCCGGCGAGTTGGCCGCACGCATCCGTGCCGACAGCAACCAGCAGCGCGGCGAGTGCGTGCTGATTATCGACGCCGCGCCGCGCGTGGCAGCGGCCGACGACGCGCTGCCGGCAGCGGCGCAGGCACTGCTGGCCGAGCTGGTGGCGGTGCTGCCCACCAAGCAGGCGGCGACCATCGTGGCCGGCCATTACGACCTGAACAAGAAGCAGCTGTACGACGCCGCGCTGCAGCTAAAGGCCGTGCAATAA
- a CDS encoding penicillin-binding protein activator, which translates to MAASVATAQTPGYILQQNQQQLQPLVSPKPAAMAGTAAAAAPQAASKASGRVPHLGLLLPLDSPQLKEAAQVVKAGFDAAAAANTDSGVQISVASLTDDAQVQAGYQQLLADGANFIVGPLTRQGAANLAAESKLPTLVLNSLEKAPPAGSKVWSLSLAVETEAPQVVRLLQDDGRQQPVLLYNSEALSQRLRQAFAEAWPARGGKALRELDVSNPDAGQLNAALESSDAVILALDSKEAAATRALLPAKLPAYAVSLVNTQQAPAIMQGVRFVDMPWFLMPDHPETRGIARPGNNLTRATERLYALGVDAYRLAVALAGSKNPQLIKLGGATGDLHLGKGWQVQRDLPSSVLGATQ; encoded by the coding sequence TTGGCGGCCAGTGTAGCGACTGCCCAAACCCCCGGCTACATCCTGCAGCAAAATCAGCAGCAGCTGCAGCCGCTCGTCAGCCCCAAACCGGCAGCCATGGCCGGCACTGCTGCCGCCGCCGCGCCGCAAGCTGCCAGCAAGGCCAGCGGCCGGGTGCCGCATCTGGGCCTGCTGTTGCCGCTGGATTCCCCACAGCTGAAAGAAGCCGCACAGGTGGTGAAGGCCGGCTTCGATGCCGCTGCCGCGGCCAATACCGACAGCGGCGTGCAGATCAGCGTGGCCAGCCTGACCGATGACGCGCAGGTGCAGGCCGGCTACCAGCAGCTACTGGCCGACGGCGCCAACTTCATCGTCGGCCCGCTTACCCGCCAGGGTGCGGCCAACCTTGCCGCGGAAAGCAAGCTGCCGACCCTGGTACTCAACAGCCTGGAAAAAGCGCCGCCAGCAGGCAGCAAGGTGTGGAGCCTGAGCCTGGCGGTGGAAACCGAAGCGCCGCAAGTGGTGCGACTGCTGCAGGACGACGGCAGGCAGCAACCGGTGCTGCTCTATAACAGCGAGGCGCTGTCGCAGCGCCTGCGCCAGGCGTTTGCCGAGGCATGGCCGGCGCGTGGCGGCAAGGCGCTGCGCGAGCTGGATGTCAGCAACCCGGATGCCGGGCAGCTGAATGCGGCGCTGGAGAGCAGCGACGCGGTGATTCTGGCGCTGGACAGCAAGGAGGCCGCCGCCACCCGTGCGCTGCTGCCTGCCAAGTTGCCGGCCTACGCGGTATCGCTGGTCAACACCCAGCAGGCGCCGGCCATCATGCAGGGCGTACGCTTTGTCGATATGCCGTGGTTCCTGATGCCGGACCACCCGGAAACCCGCGGCATCGCCCGCCCCGGCAACAATCTGACCCGCGCCACCGAGCGCCTGTACGCGCTGGGGGTGGATGCCTACCGCCTGGCGGTAGCGCTGGCCGGCAGCAAGAACCCGCAACTGATCAAGCTGGGCGGCGCCACCGGCGACCTGCACCTGGGCAAGGGCTGGCAAGTGCAGCGTGACCTGCCCAGCAGCGTGCTTGGCGCCACGCAATGA
- a CDS encoding YraN family protein, giving the protein MSRSTGSAFEQQAARFLQQQGLKLVCSNWHCRFGEIDLIMRDGASLVFVEVRARRSASFGGAAASIGAAKRQKLTAAANLYLSQQHIDAPCRFDAVLFNGDAPVEWLQNIIG; this is encoded by the coding sequence ATGAGCCGCAGCACCGGCAGCGCCTTCGAGCAGCAGGCCGCCCGCTTCCTGCAGCAGCAGGGTCTGAAGCTGGTCTGCAGCAACTGGCACTGCCGCTTCGGTGAAATCGATCTGATCATGCGCGATGGCGCCAGCCTGGTTTTCGTCGAAGTACGCGCCCGCCGCAGTGCCAGCTTTGGCGGTGCCGCGGCCAGCATCGGCGCTGCCAAGCGCCAGAAACTCACCGCTGCGGCCAACCTGTACCTGAGCCAGCAGCACATCGACGCCCCCTGCCGTTTCGACGCCGTGCTGTTCAATGGCGACGCACCGGTGGAGTGGCTGCAGAACATCATCGGCTAG
- a CDS encoding BON domain-containing protein, with protein MMKRRATALLLATLAAANLTACFPLVAGGVAAGTMVATDRRTSGAYVEDQSIELKGMQAIGERYPAAHVNVTSYNRAVLLTGEAADEAQRSAIELQLRGMPNVRRIYNHMVVAPSSSLPQRNGDTWLTTKVRTRLLQGNGYPPTGIKVVSERGVVYLMGLVTQDEGDAAAKVAAATSGVLQVVTLFEPLSTQP; from the coding sequence ATGATGAAACGACGCGCAACGGCCCTGCTGCTGGCCACACTGGCTGCGGCCAACCTTACCGCCTGCTTCCCGCTGGTGGCCGGTGGCGTGGCTGCCGGCACCATGGTGGCAACCGACCGCCGCACCAGCGGCGCCTATGTGGAAGACCAGAGTATCGAATTGAAAGGGATGCAGGCGATTGGCGAGCGCTACCCGGCAGCCCATGTCAACGTCACCAGCTACAACCGCGCGGTACTGCTTACCGGCGAGGCGGCGGACGAGGCACAGCGCAGCGCCATCGAACTGCAGCTGCGCGGCATGCCCAATGTGCGCCGCATCTACAACCATATGGTGGTTGCCCCCAGCTCCAGCCTGCCGCAGCGCAACGGCGACACCTGGCTCACCACCAAGGTGCGCACCCGCCTGCTGCAAGGCAACGGCTACCCGCCCACCGGCATCAAGGTGGTGAGCGAGCGCGGCGTGGTGTACCTGATGGGCCTGGTTACCCAGGATGAAGGCGATGCCGCCGCCAAGGTAGCCGCTGCCACCTCCGGCGTGCTGCAGGTGGTGACGCTGTTCGAACCGCTGTCCACGCAGCCGTAA
- a CDS encoding EAL domain-containing protein, whose product MDKRPVRDSLLLDSHFQPIYSLAHRRTVGMEALLRASENGEMLGPLQVYERYIRRDERVALDLAVCEAHCRRFADMSQQQRWLFLNVDAMTLSDAKQAAELGRIIRDSGIAPQSVVLEVLEQTIELDARLIEGIAVLREQGCLLAIDDFGVGHSNLDRVCSLEPDFVKFDRNLLRSAVTQQRTRNLLSRLVRLMHEIGALVVVEGVESDSDVVVALDSGCDLVQGFYVARPAAQPDADSLITPRLDAKWDELMNREMLRRKLNRRQLELSRQAFVQTAIALMQGSEFRFAAQPMMSLPDVIRCFLLDNEGRQKGPNLNVRQLSEEDNLRFAPLEDTTGAVWSRRSYFQHAIDQPGVLYMSEPYLSMTDTRTCVTLSMSIEIDDAMHVLCADVLLPR is encoded by the coding sequence GTGGATAAGCGACCGGTGCGGGATTCCTTGCTGCTGGATTCCCACTTTCAGCCCATTTACAGCCTGGCGCATCGCCGCACGGTGGGCATGGAGGCATTGCTGCGGGCCAGCGAGAACGGCGAAATGCTCGGCCCATTGCAGGTCTACGAGCGCTACATCCGCCGCGATGAGCGCGTGGCGCTGGACCTGGCGGTGTGCGAGGCGCACTGCCGGCGCTTTGCCGACATGTCGCAGCAGCAGCGCTGGCTGTTCCTGAACGTGGATGCCATGACGCTGTCCGACGCCAAGCAGGCGGCGGAACTGGGGCGCATCATCCGCGACAGCGGCATTGCGCCGCAGAGCGTGGTGCTGGAGGTGCTGGAGCAGACCATAGAGCTGGACGCGCGCCTGATCGAAGGCATCGCCGTGCTGCGCGAACAGGGCTGCCTGCTGGCCATCGACGATTTCGGCGTCGGCCATTCCAACCTCGACCGGGTGTGCAGCCTGGAGCCGGATTTCGTCAAGTTCGACCGCAACCTGCTGCGCAGTGCGGTGACGCAGCAGCGTACCCGCAACCTGCTGTCGCGTTTGGTGCGGCTGATGCACGAAATTGGTGCGCTGGTGGTGGTGGAAGGGGTGGAAAGCGATTCCGACGTGGTGGTGGCACTGGATTCGGGCTGCGACCTGGTACAGGGCTTCTATGTGGCGCGGCCGGCGGCGCAGCCGGATGCCGACAGCCTGATCACCCCGCGGCTGGATGCCAAGTGGGACGAGCTGATGAACCGCGAGATGCTGCGCCGCAAGCTCAACCGCCGCCAGCTGGAGCTGTCGCGCCAGGCTTTCGTGCAGACCGCCATCGCGCTGATGCAGGGCAGCGAATTCCGCTTTGCCGCACAGCCGATGATGTCGCTGCCGGACGTGATCCGCTGTTTCTTGCTGGACAACGAAGGGCGGCAGAAGGGCCCCAACCTCAACGTGCGCCAGCTGAGCGAGGAGGACAACCTGCGCTTTGCGCCGCTGGAGGACACCACCGGCGCGGTATGGTCGCGGCGCAGCTACTTCCAGCACGCCATCGACCAGCCCGGCGTGCTGTACATGAGCGAGCCGTATCTGTCGATGACCGATACCCGCACCTGCGTCACGCTGTCGATGTCGATCGAGATCGACGATGCCATGCACGTGCTGTGCGCCGATGTGCTGCTGCCGCGCTGA